In Candidatus Pacearchaeota archaeon, the genomic stretch CATAGCTAAATTCTCGATAGCGAGAATTTTACCGTCTATAATTTCTCCATTTCTGGGAATTTGGACGTTATCGGTTAGTTTTTGTAATGTTTCGTTTTGCATATATCTCCTTATATCATAAAGGTTTAATATTATCAAGTCAAAGAAAAAGCGCCTCGGAATACGAGTAGCGCGAATAGAAAAAGAAAAAAATTAGAAACAACGAGTAGTGAATTTAGACACCATTGCAACTATTTCTGTGTTGGTACTAATCGACATTCTTTTCTTTGATTTTTCGAGGGAATCAACTATAACATGATCTGACTCAGGATCAAGCTCGATAATTACCACTGGCAATACTACAGATTCTTCCTTTCCCCTCTTTTTCTTTGGCTTTATTTGAAGAAAGATTTTTCCTCCTTCTTGTAAAAGGTCTTCTAACTGTCCCATGACATTTAAAATCATCGCTTTTGTTTTTGCCATTTAGGACCTCCGTCCACATGGATTTTACATTATAATCCCTATCCAAGTCAAATATTGACTAAAATGGCATGTGGACAAAACCATTGACTAAAACAGCCCTATGAGTTAAAATATGTTCATTCCTGCTGAGCAGGATTTTATATATGCTTAATAAGCAAAACTTCACAATTATACTTTTTGCGGTTATCATTTTCTCTTTCTCGGCACTGATATTAACTATTGACGCCAAATCGGATAATACTAACTTGGCTCAAGGTTCCATATCAGAAAAGAGTTATTCTTTGGAAAACAATACTTTAGCGGTATTTTCCAACAAAGAAGACAGAGACGAGGATGCTGACCAATCAAAGCATAAGAAGATAAAAGTTATCATTACTGCCTATTCTTCTACGACATGGCAAACCGATGATACCCCCTTCATTACCGCTAATGGTTCAACAGTAAGGGATGGTATAGTGGCAAATAACATGCTACCATTCGGAACAGAATTAAGAATACCTGAACTTTATGGAAATAAAGTATTCACAGTAGAAGATAGAATGCATTCTAGAAAAAGCGACTACCAATTAGATATATGGTTCCCTACTCTTGAACAGGCTCAAGAATTCGGAGTTAAGGAAACATACATTGAAGTATTGGAGATATAAAAACACACTGGTTAGACCAGTGTGTTTTTTATGTGCCTCGGGTGGGACTTGAACCCACAAGGGTGTTTACCCGCAGCATTTTAAGTGCTGTATGTTTGCCAATTTCATCACCGAGGCATGTTTATTTCTTGCGACCACGATAGTTTGGTTTTAAGCTATGACAGTTGGGACAAAGTATTTGTAAATTACTTAAACTGTTATTATGAGAATCACCATCTATATGATGTAGTTCTAATGGCAATCGACCATCAAAACTTTTTTGCGACCAACCACATTCCTCACATTGTGGTTTTTTCAATCCTTCTTTAATTAACCTATTCTTAAGTTTATAACTCTGGAAATTATTATCTTTAATTAAAATTTTGTCTAGAGGTATCTTTGGTGTAAATAAAAATTGTAATCCCCTATTCCATCCCTTTCCTTTAAAATGAGAGATGTCAAAATCATATTCTTTGATATATTTCTTTAATTGCGCATAATTTCCTCCAGCTGCTTTCAAGTTTAATTTATTTAAAACTTGCCTATAACTATATGAGCTTTTAATAGCTTCTTTTAATTGAATTTTTGTCCAGGTTTTTCTATCCATTAAAACAATCATACCATTAGGCATACTCACAAGTCAATTACTCTCTTGCCTTTACTTATTTTGAAAGATCTGAGGCGTGGGCGGGAATTGCACCCGCGTATAAGAGTTTTGCAGACTCTCGCCTTACTGCTTGGCCACCACGCCCTAGCCATATAAAGAGAATACCAAGATTATTCGTTTTTTTCAATATCCTCCTTTCTTATCTTCGCTAATAGCTCTTCTATTCTTCCCGCTTCCTTTGTTTTTGTTTCTTTCAAAAATTCT encodes the following:
- a CDS encoding HNH endonuclease signature motif containing protein, with product MPNGMIVLMDRKTWTKIQLKEAIKSSYSYRQVLNKLNLKAAGGNYAQLKKYIKEYDFDISHFKGKGWNRGLQFLFTPKIPLDKILIKDNNFQSYKLKNRLIKEGLKKPQCEECGWSQKSFDGRLPLELHHIDGDSHNNSLSNLQILCPNCHSLKPNYRGRKK